Proteins from one Oncorhynchus tshawytscha isolate Ot180627B linkage group LG16, Otsh_v2.0, whole genome shotgun sequence genomic window:
- the LOC112216592 gene encoding zinc finger protein 362-like isoform X3 → MAEPRFNNPYFWPPPPSMPGQIKEQLMAEKIRPLHLPPNSAPSQQTLLVASSPSDGGQQQHGMPMPKHQQGQHHPQGLVQQPDIALHARPASSSVPVRSVNFITFNVDDADVNMDDKSAVKAKGLWDEWHMRQIVEQPSRVNHRSVFMCPYTGLARPDGHSTSEALTPTTPTSSSQNRLGGAPSVNIISGLASGPGMEQMKSGGLAGLLGPPPKTPRGRKKIKAESGGPLLVVPYPIMASGADQGCITFPAKEGKTYRCKVCPLTFLSKSEMQIHSKSHTEAKPHKCPHCSKSFANASYLAQHLRIHLGIKPYHCSYCENSFRQLSHLQQHTRIHTGDRPYKCAAPGCEKAFTQLSNLQSHQRQHNKDKPYKCPNCYRAYSDSASLQIHLSTHAIKNAKAYCCSMCGRAYTSETYLMKHMSKHTVVEHLVSHQSPQRTESPSIPIRISLI, encoded by the exons ATGGCTGAGCCTCGGTTCAACAACCCCTACTTCTGGCCTCCGCCTCCCTCCATGCCTGGCCAG ATCAAGGAGCAGCTGATGGCTGAGAAGATCCGACCCCTGCACCTGCCACCCAACTCAGCCCCCTCCCAGCAAACCCTGCTGGTGGCTTCCTCGCCCTCGGACGGGGGGCAGCAGCAGCATGGCATGCCCATGCCCAAGCACCAGCAGGGGCAGCACCATCCTCAGGGCTTGGTCCAGCAGCCCGACATCGCCCTGCACGCCCGCCCAGCCTCCAGCTCTGTGCCAG TTAGATCAGTTAACTTTATTACCTTCAATGTCGATGATGCAGACGTGAATATGGATGACAAGTCAGCAGTGAAGGCCAAAGGACTGTGGGATGAGTGGCACATGCGACAGATCGTAGAGCAGCCCTCTAGAGTTAACCATCGGTCAG TCTTCATGTGCCCATACACAGGTCTGGCCCGGCCGGACGGCCACAGCACTTCCGAGGCCCTCACGCCCACCACACCCACCTCCAGCAGCCAGAACCGACTGGGAGGGGCCCCATCGGTCAACATCATCTCCGGGCTGGCCAGTGGGCCTGGCATGGAGCAGATGAAGAGTGGTGGCTTGGCCGGACTCCTCGGCCCTCCACCCAAGACACCCCGCGGGAGGAAGAAGATCAAAGCAGAGAGCGGAGGGCCTCTGCTGGTGGTGCCCTACCCCATCATGGCCTCTGGCGCAGACCAGGGCTGCATCACCTTCCCTGCCAAAGAGGGCAAAACATACAG ATGCAAAGTGTGTCCGCTTACCTTCTTGTCCAAGTCGGAGATGCAGATCCACTCCAAGTCCCACACGGAGGCCAAACCCCACAAGTGTCCCCACTGCTCCAAGTCCTTTGCCAACGCGTCCTACCTGGCCCAGCACCTCCGCATTCACCTGGGCAtcaagccttaccactgctcctaCTGCGAGAACTCCTTCCGTCAGCTCTCGCACCTGCAGCAGCACACCAG AATCCACACTGGTGACAGACCGTATAAATGCGCGGCCCCTGGATGTGAAAAGGCCTTTACCCAGCTCTCTAACCTACAG tctCACCAGAGGCAGCACAACAAGGACAAGCCGTACAAATGTCCCAACTGCTACCGTGCCTACTCAGATTCAGCATCGTTACAGATCCACCTGTCTACGCACGCCATCAAAAACGCTAAGGCCTACTGCTGCAGTATGTGTGGCCGGGCATACACCTCA GAAACCTACCTTATGAAGCACATGTCCAAACATACAGTGGTTGAGCACCTAGTGAGCCACCAGTCCCCCCAGAGGACAGAGTCCCCCAGTATCCCAATACGCATCTCCCTCATCTGA
- the LOC112216592 gene encoding zinc finger protein 362-like isoform X5 — protein MAEPRFNNPYFWPPPPSMPGQLDNLVLINKIKEQLMAEKIRPLHLPPNSAPSQQTLLVASSPSDGGQQQHGMPMPKHQQGQHHPQGLVQQPDIALHARPASSSVPDVNMDDKSAVKAKGLWDEWHMRQIVEQPSRVNHRSGLARPDGHSTSEALTPTTPTSSSQNRLGGAPSVNIISGLASGPGMEQMKSGGLAGLLGPPPKTPRGRKKIKAESGGPLLVVPYPIMASGADQGCITFPAKEGKTYRCKVCPLTFLSKSEMQIHSKSHTEAKPHKCPHCSKSFANASYLAQHLRIHLGIKPYHCSYCENSFRQLSHLQQHTRIHTGDRPYKCAAPGCEKAFTQLSNLQSHQRQHNKDKPYKCPNCYRAYSDSASLQIHLSTHAIKNAKAYCCSMCGRAYTSETYLMKHMSKHTVVEHLVSHQSPQRTESPSIPIRISLI, from the exons ATGGCTGAGCCTCGGTTCAACAACCCCTACTTCTGGCCTCCGCCTCCCTCCATGCCTGGCCAG CTGGATAACCTGGTGCTCATCAATAAGATCAAGGAGCAGCTGATGGCTGAGAAGATCCGACCCCTGCACCTGCCACCCAACTCAGCCCCCTCCCAGCAAACCCTGCTGGTGGCTTCCTCGCCCTCGGACGGGGGGCAGCAGCAGCATGGCATGCCCATGCCCAAGCACCAGCAGGGGCAGCACCATCCTCAGGGCTTGGTCCAGCAGCCCGACATCGCCCTGCACGCCCGCCCAGCCTCCAGCTCTGTGCCAG ACGTGAATATGGATGACAAGTCAGCAGTGAAGGCCAAAGGACTGTGGGATGAGTGGCACATGCGACAGATCGTAGAGCAGCCCTCTAGAGTTAACCATCGGTCAG GTCTGGCCCGGCCGGACGGCCACAGCACTTCCGAGGCCCTCACGCCCACCACACCCACCTCCAGCAGCCAGAACCGACTGGGAGGGGCCCCATCGGTCAACATCATCTCCGGGCTGGCCAGTGGGCCTGGCATGGAGCAGATGAAGAGTGGTGGCTTGGCCGGACTCCTCGGCCCTCCACCCAAGACACCCCGCGGGAGGAAGAAGATCAAAGCAGAGAGCGGAGGGCCTCTGCTGGTGGTGCCCTACCCCATCATGGCCTCTGGCGCAGACCAGGGCTGCATCACCTTCCCTGCCAAAGAGGGCAAAACATACAG ATGCAAAGTGTGTCCGCTTACCTTCTTGTCCAAGTCGGAGATGCAGATCCACTCCAAGTCCCACACGGAGGCCAAACCCCACAAGTGTCCCCACTGCTCCAAGTCCTTTGCCAACGCGTCCTACCTGGCCCAGCACCTCCGCATTCACCTGGGCAtcaagccttaccactgctcctaCTGCGAGAACTCCTTCCGTCAGCTCTCGCACCTGCAGCAGCACACCAG AATCCACACTGGTGACAGACCGTATAAATGCGCGGCCCCTGGATGTGAAAAGGCCTTTACCCAGCTCTCTAACCTACAG tctCACCAGAGGCAGCACAACAAGGACAAGCCGTACAAATGTCCCAACTGCTACCGTGCCTACTCAGATTCAGCATCGTTACAGATCCACCTGTCTACGCACGCCATCAAAAACGCTAAGGCCTACTGCTGCAGTATGTGTGGCCGGGCATACACCTCA GAAACCTACCTTATGAAGCACATGTCCAAACATACAGTGGTTGAGCACCTAGTGAGCCACCAGTCCCCCCAGAGGACAGAGTCCCCCAGTATCCCAATACGCATCTCCCTCATCTGA
- the LOC112216592 gene encoding zinc finger protein 362-like isoform X4 produces the protein MAEPRFNNPYFWPPPPSMPGQLDNLVLINKIKEQLMAEKIRPLHLPPNSAPSQQTLLVASSPSDGGQQQHGMPMPKHQQGQHHPQGLVQQPDIALHARPASSSVPDVNMDDKSAVKAKGLWDEWHMRQIVEQPSRVNHRSVFMCPYTGLARPDGHSTSEALTPTTPTSSSQNRLGGAPSVNIISGLASGPGMEQMKSGGLAGLLGPPPKTPRGRKKIKAESGGPLLVVPYPIMASGADQGCITFPAKEGKTYRCKVCPLTFLSKSEMQIHSKSHTEAKPHKCPHCSKSFANASYLAQHLRIHLGIKPYHCSYCENSFRQLSHLQQHTRIHTGDRPYKCAAPGCEKAFTQLSNLQSHQRQHNKDKPYKCPNCYRAYSDSASLQIHLSTHAIKNAKAYCCSMCGRAYTSETYLMKHMSKHTVVEHLVSHQSPQRTESPSIPIRISLI, from the exons ATGGCTGAGCCTCGGTTCAACAACCCCTACTTCTGGCCTCCGCCTCCCTCCATGCCTGGCCAG CTGGATAACCTGGTGCTCATCAATAAGATCAAGGAGCAGCTGATGGCTGAGAAGATCCGACCCCTGCACCTGCCACCCAACTCAGCCCCCTCCCAGCAAACCCTGCTGGTGGCTTCCTCGCCCTCGGACGGGGGGCAGCAGCAGCATGGCATGCCCATGCCCAAGCACCAGCAGGGGCAGCACCATCCTCAGGGCTTGGTCCAGCAGCCCGACATCGCCCTGCACGCCCGCCCAGCCTCCAGCTCTGTGCCAG ACGTGAATATGGATGACAAGTCAGCAGTGAAGGCCAAAGGACTGTGGGATGAGTGGCACATGCGACAGATCGTAGAGCAGCCCTCTAGAGTTAACCATCGGTCAG TCTTCATGTGCCCATACACAGGTCTGGCCCGGCCGGACGGCCACAGCACTTCCGAGGCCCTCACGCCCACCACACCCACCTCCAGCAGCCAGAACCGACTGGGAGGGGCCCCATCGGTCAACATCATCTCCGGGCTGGCCAGTGGGCCTGGCATGGAGCAGATGAAGAGTGGTGGCTTGGCCGGACTCCTCGGCCCTCCACCCAAGACACCCCGCGGGAGGAAGAAGATCAAAGCAGAGAGCGGAGGGCCTCTGCTGGTGGTGCCCTACCCCATCATGGCCTCTGGCGCAGACCAGGGCTGCATCACCTTCCCTGCCAAAGAGGGCAAAACATACAG ATGCAAAGTGTGTCCGCTTACCTTCTTGTCCAAGTCGGAGATGCAGATCCACTCCAAGTCCCACACGGAGGCCAAACCCCACAAGTGTCCCCACTGCTCCAAGTCCTTTGCCAACGCGTCCTACCTGGCCCAGCACCTCCGCATTCACCTGGGCAtcaagccttaccactgctcctaCTGCGAGAACTCCTTCCGTCAGCTCTCGCACCTGCAGCAGCACACCAG AATCCACACTGGTGACAGACCGTATAAATGCGCGGCCCCTGGATGTGAAAAGGCCTTTACCCAGCTCTCTAACCTACAG tctCACCAGAGGCAGCACAACAAGGACAAGCCGTACAAATGTCCCAACTGCTACCGTGCCTACTCAGATTCAGCATCGTTACAGATCCACCTGTCTACGCACGCCATCAAAAACGCTAAGGCCTACTGCTGCAGTATGTGTGGCCGGGCATACACCTCA GAAACCTACCTTATGAAGCACATGTCCAAACATACAGTGGTTGAGCACCTAGTGAGCCACCAGTCCCCCCAGAGGACAGAGTCCCCCAGTATCCCAATACGCATCTCCCTCATCTGA
- the LOC112216592 gene encoding zinc finger protein 362-like isoform X2, with product MAEPRFNNPYFWPPPPSMPGQLDNLVLINKIKEQLMAEKIRPLHLPPNSAPSQQTLLVASSPSDGGQQQHGMPMPKHQQGQHHPQGLVQQPDIALHARPASSSVPVRSVNFITFNVDDADVNMDDKSAVKAKGLWDEWHMRQIVEQPSRVNHRSGLARPDGHSTSEALTPTTPTSSSQNRLGGAPSVNIISGLASGPGMEQMKSGGLAGLLGPPPKTPRGRKKIKAESGGPLLVVPYPIMASGADQGCITFPAKEGKTYRCKVCPLTFLSKSEMQIHSKSHTEAKPHKCPHCSKSFANASYLAQHLRIHLGIKPYHCSYCENSFRQLSHLQQHTRIHTGDRPYKCAAPGCEKAFTQLSNLQSHQRQHNKDKPYKCPNCYRAYSDSASLQIHLSTHAIKNAKAYCCSMCGRAYTSETYLMKHMSKHTVVEHLVSHQSPQRTESPSIPIRISLI from the exons ATGGCTGAGCCTCGGTTCAACAACCCCTACTTCTGGCCTCCGCCTCCCTCCATGCCTGGCCAG CTGGATAACCTGGTGCTCATCAATAAGATCAAGGAGCAGCTGATGGCTGAGAAGATCCGACCCCTGCACCTGCCACCCAACTCAGCCCCCTCCCAGCAAACCCTGCTGGTGGCTTCCTCGCCCTCGGACGGGGGGCAGCAGCAGCATGGCATGCCCATGCCCAAGCACCAGCAGGGGCAGCACCATCCTCAGGGCTTGGTCCAGCAGCCCGACATCGCCCTGCACGCCCGCCCAGCCTCCAGCTCTGTGCCAG TTAGATCAGTTAACTTTATTACCTTCAATGTCGATGATGCAGACGTGAATATGGATGACAAGTCAGCAGTGAAGGCCAAAGGACTGTGGGATGAGTGGCACATGCGACAGATCGTAGAGCAGCCCTCTAGAGTTAACCATCGGTCAG GTCTGGCCCGGCCGGACGGCCACAGCACTTCCGAGGCCCTCACGCCCACCACACCCACCTCCAGCAGCCAGAACCGACTGGGAGGGGCCCCATCGGTCAACATCATCTCCGGGCTGGCCAGTGGGCCTGGCATGGAGCAGATGAAGAGTGGTGGCTTGGCCGGACTCCTCGGCCCTCCACCCAAGACACCCCGCGGGAGGAAGAAGATCAAAGCAGAGAGCGGAGGGCCTCTGCTGGTGGTGCCCTACCCCATCATGGCCTCTGGCGCAGACCAGGGCTGCATCACCTTCCCTGCCAAAGAGGGCAAAACATACAG ATGCAAAGTGTGTCCGCTTACCTTCTTGTCCAAGTCGGAGATGCAGATCCACTCCAAGTCCCACACGGAGGCCAAACCCCACAAGTGTCCCCACTGCTCCAAGTCCTTTGCCAACGCGTCCTACCTGGCCCAGCACCTCCGCATTCACCTGGGCAtcaagccttaccactgctcctaCTGCGAGAACTCCTTCCGTCAGCTCTCGCACCTGCAGCAGCACACCAG AATCCACACTGGTGACAGACCGTATAAATGCGCGGCCCCTGGATGTGAAAAGGCCTTTACCCAGCTCTCTAACCTACAG tctCACCAGAGGCAGCACAACAAGGACAAGCCGTACAAATGTCCCAACTGCTACCGTGCCTACTCAGATTCAGCATCGTTACAGATCCACCTGTCTACGCACGCCATCAAAAACGCTAAGGCCTACTGCTGCAGTATGTGTGGCCGGGCATACACCTCA GAAACCTACCTTATGAAGCACATGTCCAAACATACAGTGGTTGAGCACCTAGTGAGCCACCAGTCCCCCCAGAGGACAGAGTCCCCCAGTATCCCAATACGCATCTCCCTCATCTGA
- the LOC112216592 gene encoding zinc finger protein 362-like isoform X1: MAEPRFNNPYFWPPPPSMPGQLDNLVLINKIKEQLMAEKIRPLHLPPNSAPSQQTLLVASSPSDGGQQQHGMPMPKHQQGQHHPQGLVQQPDIALHARPASSSVPVRSVNFITFNVDDADVNMDDKSAVKAKGLWDEWHMRQIVEQPSRVNHRSVFMCPYTGLARPDGHSTSEALTPTTPTSSSQNRLGGAPSVNIISGLASGPGMEQMKSGGLAGLLGPPPKTPRGRKKIKAESGGPLLVVPYPIMASGADQGCITFPAKEGKTYRCKVCPLTFLSKSEMQIHSKSHTEAKPHKCPHCSKSFANASYLAQHLRIHLGIKPYHCSYCENSFRQLSHLQQHTRIHTGDRPYKCAAPGCEKAFTQLSNLQSHQRQHNKDKPYKCPNCYRAYSDSASLQIHLSTHAIKNAKAYCCSMCGRAYTSETYLMKHMSKHTVVEHLVSHQSPQRTESPSIPIRISLI; encoded by the exons ATGGCTGAGCCTCGGTTCAACAACCCCTACTTCTGGCCTCCGCCTCCCTCCATGCCTGGCCAG CTGGATAACCTGGTGCTCATCAATAAGATCAAGGAGCAGCTGATGGCTGAGAAGATCCGACCCCTGCACCTGCCACCCAACTCAGCCCCCTCCCAGCAAACCCTGCTGGTGGCTTCCTCGCCCTCGGACGGGGGGCAGCAGCAGCATGGCATGCCCATGCCCAAGCACCAGCAGGGGCAGCACCATCCTCAGGGCTTGGTCCAGCAGCCCGACATCGCCCTGCACGCCCGCCCAGCCTCCAGCTCTGTGCCAG TTAGATCAGTTAACTTTATTACCTTCAATGTCGATGATGCAGACGTGAATATGGATGACAAGTCAGCAGTGAAGGCCAAAGGACTGTGGGATGAGTGGCACATGCGACAGATCGTAGAGCAGCCCTCTAGAGTTAACCATCGGTCAG TCTTCATGTGCCCATACACAGGTCTGGCCCGGCCGGACGGCCACAGCACTTCCGAGGCCCTCACGCCCACCACACCCACCTCCAGCAGCCAGAACCGACTGGGAGGGGCCCCATCGGTCAACATCATCTCCGGGCTGGCCAGTGGGCCTGGCATGGAGCAGATGAAGAGTGGTGGCTTGGCCGGACTCCTCGGCCCTCCACCCAAGACACCCCGCGGGAGGAAGAAGATCAAAGCAGAGAGCGGAGGGCCTCTGCTGGTGGTGCCCTACCCCATCATGGCCTCTGGCGCAGACCAGGGCTGCATCACCTTCCCTGCCAAAGAGGGCAAAACATACAG ATGCAAAGTGTGTCCGCTTACCTTCTTGTCCAAGTCGGAGATGCAGATCCACTCCAAGTCCCACACGGAGGCCAAACCCCACAAGTGTCCCCACTGCTCCAAGTCCTTTGCCAACGCGTCCTACCTGGCCCAGCACCTCCGCATTCACCTGGGCAtcaagccttaccactgctcctaCTGCGAGAACTCCTTCCGTCAGCTCTCGCACCTGCAGCAGCACACCAG AATCCACACTGGTGACAGACCGTATAAATGCGCGGCCCCTGGATGTGAAAAGGCCTTTACCCAGCTCTCTAACCTACAG tctCACCAGAGGCAGCACAACAAGGACAAGCCGTACAAATGTCCCAACTGCTACCGTGCCTACTCAGATTCAGCATCGTTACAGATCCACCTGTCTACGCACGCCATCAAAAACGCTAAGGCCTACTGCTGCAGTATGTGTGGCCGGGCATACACCTCA GAAACCTACCTTATGAAGCACATGTCCAAACATACAGTGGTTGAGCACCTAGTGAGCCACCAGTCCCCCCAGAGGACAGAGTCCCCCAGTATCCCAATACGCATCTCCCTCATCTGA
- the LOC112215958 gene encoding uncharacterized protein LOC112215958 isoform X2 produces the protein MWFYVLVLTLACFDSVRSCTEEMLKNNPESTCNECPAGFHIEKGNSKCIKCIAGKEFTAIQNYDVACKRCKACDERASQMVVKSCEPKNDTECGCMKCYYPKKSRNGLQCFKCQTKDCSKYTECCSSCTITTTQRLPTLTPNPSITPVHYPLLTIGYVFVVVLVTILLFAGLLVLTKGGWMGHGCCETPEKDLQLPTRDTSANGQPNGPTSLCCQDGVSHPCHTPVASQRAQNPSTGDPGGALARQGVVRHHQGGASAALEGVPAPALCARPTSGACGSGAGPRLHGTAIPDAAAVEPGPGCRPGGCLLCSALHGPGQLCPPAAGQPGAAVSAPVDSPNQ, from the exons ATGTGGTTCTATGTGTTG GTGTTGACACTAGCCTGTTTTGACTCTGTGCGGAGTTGCACTGAGGAGATGCTAAAAAATAACCCGGAAAGTACCTGCAATGAATGTCCAGCAG GCTTTCACATTGAAAAAGGAAACTCCAAATGCATAAAATGTATTGCGGGCAAAGAATTCACTGCAATACAAAATTATGATGTAGCTTGTAAACGCTGTAAAGCATGTGATGAAAGAG CCTCTCAAATGGTGGTGAAGAGTTGTGAGCCCAAGAATGACACTGAATGTGGCTGCATGAAGTGTTACTACCCAAAGAAATCCAGAAATGGGTTGCAATGCTTCAAATGTCAAAC TAAAGACTGTTCCAAATATACAGAATGTTGCTCCTCCTGCACCATTACTACAACTCAGAGACTCCCAACCTTGACACCCAACCCCAGCATCACTCCAGTCCATT ATCCCCTTCTGACCATCGGGTATGTCTTTGTGGTTGTCCTGGTGACCATTCTGTTATTTGCCGGTCTCCTTGTCCTGActaagggtggatggatgggacaTGGCTGTTGTGAGACCCCTGAAAAGGACCTCCAGTTGCCTACAAGGGACACATCAGCCAATG GTCAGCCAAATGGCCCAACATCACTG TGCTGCCAAGACGGAGTATCACACCCTTGTCACACCCCTGTTGCCAGCCAGAGAGCCCAGAA TCCCTCGACAGGAGACCCAGGAGGAGCGCTGGCCCGCCAAGGTGTTGTACGCCATCATCAAGGAGGTGCCTCTGCGGCGCTGGAAGGAGTTCCTGCGCCTGCTCTCTGTGCCCGACCGACATCTGGAGCGTGTGGATCTGGAGCCGGGCCTAGGCTCCATGGAACGGCAATACCAGATGCTGCGGCTGTGGAGCCAGGGCCCGGCTGCAGGCCTGGAGGAtgtctactctgctctgctctacatgGACCTGGCCAGCTGTGCCCACCAGCTGCAGGACAGCCTGGAGCAGCTGTAAGCGCTCCAGTCGATAGCCCCAACCAATGA
- the LOC112215958 gene encoding tumor necrosis factor receptor superfamily member 1A isoform X1, producing MWFYVLVLTLACFDSVRSCTEEMLKNNPESTCNECPAGFHIEKGNSKCIKCIAGKEFTAIQNYDVACKRCKACDERASQMVVKSCEPKNDTECGCMKCYYPKKSRNGLQCFKCQTKDCSKYTECCSSCTITTTQRLPTLTPNPSITPVHYPLLTIGYVFVVVLVTILLFAGLLVLTKGGWMGHGCCETPEKDLQLPTRDTSANGQPNGPTSLTLNITQGIPMTTFSHSAAKTEYHTLVTPLLPAREPRIPRQETQEERWPAKVLYAIIKEVPLRRWKEFLRLLSVPDRHLERVDLEPGLGSMERQYQMLRLWSQGPAAGLEDVYSALLYMDLASCAHQLQDSLEQL from the exons ATGTGGTTCTATGTGTTG GTGTTGACACTAGCCTGTTTTGACTCTGTGCGGAGTTGCACTGAGGAGATGCTAAAAAATAACCCGGAAAGTACCTGCAATGAATGTCCAGCAG GCTTTCACATTGAAAAAGGAAACTCCAAATGCATAAAATGTATTGCGGGCAAAGAATTCACTGCAATACAAAATTATGATGTAGCTTGTAAACGCTGTAAAGCATGTGATGAAAGAG CCTCTCAAATGGTGGTGAAGAGTTGTGAGCCCAAGAATGACACTGAATGTGGCTGCATGAAGTGTTACTACCCAAAGAAATCCAGAAATGGGTTGCAATGCTTCAAATGTCAAAC TAAAGACTGTTCCAAATATACAGAATGTTGCTCCTCCTGCACCATTACTACAACTCAGAGACTCCCAACCTTGACACCCAACCCCAGCATCACTCCAGTCCATT ATCCCCTTCTGACCATCGGGTATGTCTTTGTGGTTGTCCTGGTGACCATTCTGTTATTTGCCGGTCTCCTTGTCCTGActaagggtggatggatgggacaTGGCTGTTGTGAGACCCCTGAAAAGGACCTCCAGTTGCCTACAAGGGACACATCAGCCAATG GTCAGCCAAATGGCCCAACATCACTG ACACTGAATATTACTCAAGGTATTCCCATGACTACATTCTCTCACAGTGCTGCCAAGACGGAGTATCACACCCTTGTCACACCCCTGTTGCCAGCCAGAGAGCCCAGAA TCCCTCGACAGGAGACCCAGGAGGAGCGCTGGCCCGCCAAGGTGTTGTACGCCATCATCAAGGAGGTGCCTCTGCGGCGCTGGAAGGAGTTCCTGCGCCTGCTCTCTGTGCCCGACCGACATCTGGAGCGTGTGGATCTGGAGCCGGGCCTAGGCTCCATGGAACGGCAATACCAGATGCTGCGGCTGTGGAGCCAGGGCCCGGCTGCAGGCCTGGAGGAtgtctactctgctctgctctacatgGACCTGGCCAGCTGTGCCCACCAGCTGCAGGACAGCCTGGAGCAGCTGTAA